In Nitrospira sp., one genomic interval encodes:
- a CDS encoding FtsX-like permease family protein → MMPFWVSMAWRELRSSWRHFLYFLACIALGVGAVVGVSLFSVNVEQAVLKESRGLLGGDLEVRLTRPIGPKGMEVLEELAARGVVATRVSEVVAMAARMEGTGPTEATQLVELKAIELRYPLYGALRIEPGLPLQDLLHPTVSDCWNPCLGAVVQEALLIRLGLRIGDRIKIGKAAFRITGLVRTEPDRMANMFSLGPRVLISQEGLAAADLVKPGSRLRERHLLKLPPSMAVTPLLHELRGRLASESARVSSYRDAQPQLKQFLDQLTRYLGLVGLTALFVGGIGVALSVQAFIAEKLRSIAILKTLGAETPTIMRAYVAQALGLGAVGSFLGVGVGMALQQVLPQAMATLLATDLLQQVEFSSALSSAALGPLAKGLGLGVLTTLLFSLWPLLSIREIKPAAIFRREVEHGSDPSRRRDGPWWRRLRDRGAIDPLRAATVGGIGLGLAVLSVWQAGSLTIGSLFLGGLVVAVTALVLAAKGLLLTMRALPRPRLLSVRQAFGNIQRPGGHTLGVMVAIGVGVMIILAIGILEQALVRQVGDNRPDDSPTFFFIDIQPDQVAGVASLIHRRTGDLPPQLTPLVRSRLHAINGRPVKTEEADQEEPANQSREEKRKNWYLSREYVLTFGGDLPKGNTITKGAWWKSGQPFMHPQVSLEEDAATNLGIEVGQTVELNVQGTVIRAEVSSIRKVEWGNFSTNFYMILSPGSLDGAPMTYVATVRVPPQEEVALQSAVVAAFPNVTAINIGDVLETFARVLDRLSLAIRAVALFCVLTGALVMAAALAATRYRRLYDAVILKALGATRAVIAGSFAAEYALLGCVAGTIGVVLASAFSWVILRYVLELPWTLAPTLLAGGFLCTVLLALLVGFLSTFRILGYPPLAVLRQE, encoded by the coding sequence ATGATGCCCTTCTGGGTCAGCATGGCTTGGCGTGAGCTCCGCTCATCCTGGCGGCACTTCCTCTATTTTCTGGCCTGCATAGCCCTGGGCGTCGGTGCGGTAGTGGGGGTGTCGCTGTTTTCGGTGAATGTCGAGCAGGCCGTTCTCAAGGAATCGCGCGGATTGCTGGGCGGGGACTTGGAAGTCCGTCTCACGAGGCCGATCGGCCCGAAGGGAATGGAGGTGCTGGAGGAACTGGCCGCCAGGGGCGTGGTGGCGACACGAGTGAGTGAAGTGGTGGCGATGGCAGCGCGGATGGAGGGCACGGGGCCCACGGAGGCGACGCAGTTGGTCGAGCTGAAAGCCATCGAATTGCGCTATCCCCTGTATGGTGCCCTACGCATCGAACCGGGGCTCCCGCTCCAGGACCTCCTCCACCCCACCGTTTCAGACTGCTGGAACCCGTGCTTGGGGGCCGTGGTGCAGGAGGCCCTGCTGATTCGTCTTGGCCTGAGGATTGGGGATAGGATCAAGATCGGCAAGGCCGCGTTTCGGATCACCGGGCTCGTGCGCACGGAACCGGATCGCATGGCCAACATGTTTAGCCTGGGGCCGCGAGTCTTGATTTCGCAAGAGGGGCTTGCAGCCGCCGACCTCGTGAAGCCGGGGAGCCGCCTGCGCGAGCGGCACCTCCTGAAGCTGCCGCCTTCCATGGCCGTGACCCCGCTGCTGCATGAGCTGCGTGGCAGACTAGCGTCTGAATCCGCCAGGGTTTCGTCCTATCGGGATGCGCAGCCGCAACTCAAACAATTTCTCGATCAACTGACGCGTTATCTGGGGCTCGTGGGCCTGACGGCGCTCTTTGTCGGAGGCATCGGTGTGGCGCTGTCCGTGCAGGCCTTCATCGCCGAAAAACTACGGTCGATTGCAATCTTAAAGACCTTGGGTGCGGAAACCCCTACCATCATGCGCGCCTATGTCGCTCAAGCCCTGGGGCTCGGAGCTGTGGGAAGCTTTTTGGGTGTCGGGGTTGGGATGGCATTGCAGCAGGTTCTGCCGCAGGCAATGGCGACGCTTCTCGCCACCGATCTGCTGCAGCAGGTGGAATTTTCTTCCGCCCTTTCTTCCGCTGCACTGGGTCCCCTTGCCAAGGGGTTGGGGCTGGGCGTGTTGACGACGCTGCTCTTCAGCCTCTGGCCGTTGCTGTCGATTCGCGAGATCAAACCCGCGGCGATCTTCAGACGCGAGGTCGAGCACGGGAGCGATCCTTCGCGCCGCAGGGATGGGCCCTGGTGGAGGCGGCTGCGCGATCGAGGTGCCATTGACCCTCTGCGAGCTGCGACAGTCGGCGGGATCGGGCTGGGGTTGGCTGTCCTGTCTGTGTGGCAGGCCGGCTCCTTGACCATCGGATCGCTTTTTCTCGGAGGCCTGGTGGTCGCGGTAACGGCGCTTGTCCTTGCCGCGAAGGGGTTGCTCCTGACCATGCGTGCCTTGCCTCGTCCGAGGCTATTGTCCGTTCGGCAGGCCTTCGGAAACATCCAGCGTCCCGGGGGCCACACCTTGGGCGTCATGGTTGCGATCGGCGTCGGGGTGATGATCATTCTGGCCATCGGCATTCTGGAGCAGGCGCTAGTGCGGCAAGTGGGTGACAACCGCCCCGATGACTCGCCGACCTTCTTTTTTATCGACATCCAACCTGATCAGGTCGCGGGGGTTGCGTCGCTCATTCACCGGCGAACGGGCGACCTGCCCCCTCAACTGACGCCGCTGGTCCGTTCTCGACTCCACGCCATCAACGGCCGGCCGGTCAAAACTGAGGAGGCGGACCAAGAGGAGCCTGCGAATCAGTCGCGCGAGGAGAAACGGAAGAACTGGTACCTGAGCCGCGAATATGTGCTGACGTTTGGAGGCGATCTTCCCAAAGGGAACACAATCACCAAAGGCGCTTGGTGGAAATCCGGGCAGCCCTTCATGCACCCGCAGGTGTCACTGGAAGAAGACGCCGCAACGAATCTGGGCATCGAGGTGGGCCAGACGGTGGAGTTGAATGTGCAGGGAACGGTGATTCGCGCCGAGGTGAGCAGCATTCGCAAGGTCGAGTGGGGCAACTTCTCCACGAATTTTTACATGATTCTTTCGCCCGGATCCTTGGACGGAGCGCCGATGACTTACGTGGCCACGGTGCGCGTTCCTCCGCAAGAGGAGGTTGCCTTGCAATCGGCGGTGGTGGCTGCCTTTCCGAATGTGACCGCCATCAACATCGGCGATGTGTTGGAGACGTTTGCGCGGGTGCTGGATCGGTTGTCCCTGGCGATCCGTGCGGTGGCATTGTTTTGCGTGTTGACCGGCGCACTGGTAATGGCGGCGGCGCTTGCCGCGACGCGGTATCGTCGCCTCTACGATGCGGTGATCTTGAAGGCGTTGGGAGCCACGCGCGCCGTGATTGCCGGATCGTTTGCGGCGGAGTACGCGTTGCTCGGGTGCGTGGCGGGCACCATCGGCGTGGTGCTGGCCAGCGCATTTTCGTGGGTCATTCTTCGGTATGTCCTCGAATTGCCGTGGACCCTGGCGCCGACCCTACTCGCGGGCGGGTTTCTGTGCACCGTCCTCCTGGCCCTCCTCGTAGGATTTCTGAGTACCTTTCGAATTCTCGGGTATCCGCCCTTGGCTGTGTTGCGTCAGGAATAA
- a CDS encoding ABC transporter ATP-binding protein translates to MITIQHLTMQLSAGGHIVRILDDISLAIPAKQTVAIIGPSGSGKSTLLGLIAGLDRPSSGSIWLNGIEVTALGEQATARLRLANVGYIFQSFHLIPTLTALENVAVPLELAGQPHAHQRAGELLQAVGLGHRLSHYPVQLSGGEQQRVAVARAFACRPPILLADEPTGNLDSATGRQVLDLIMALHRDAGTTLVLVTHDHDVAASMERVITLRDGRIESDQLTAHPHRESEFGS, encoded by the coding sequence ATGATCACCATTCAACATCTCACCATGCAACTTAGCGCCGGCGGCCACATCGTCAGGATTTTGGATGATATTTCTTTGGCCATTCCGGCCAAACAAACGGTGGCCATCATCGGGCCGTCGGGTAGCGGAAAATCAACCCTCTTGGGGCTCATCGCAGGGCTGGATCGACCGTCCTCGGGCAGTATTTGGCTGAATGGTATCGAGGTCACCGCCCTCGGCGAGCAGGCGACGGCGCGGCTGCGCTTGGCCAATGTGGGGTACATCTTTCAGTCGTTTCATCTCATCCCGACCTTGACGGCGCTGGAAAACGTGGCTGTGCCGCTTGAATTGGCAGGGCAGCCCCATGCGCACCAACGGGCCGGAGAGTTGTTGCAAGCCGTCGGGCTAGGCCATCGTCTGTCGCATTACCCCGTCCAGCTTTCGGGGGGGGAGCAGCAGCGTGTGGCGGTGGCCCGGGCGTTCGCCTGTCGCCCGCCGATTCTCTTGGCCGATGAACCGACGGGAAATCTGGATTCCGCCACCGGACGACAGGTGCTGGATCTGATTATGGCACTCCATCGTGACGCAGGGACCACCTTGGTGCTGGTCACCCATGACCACGATGTCGCGGCATCCATGGAACGGGTCATTACGCTTCGAGACGGCCGGATCGAGTCCGACCAACTGACCGCCCACCCTCACAGGGAGTCCGAATTCGGGTCATGA
- a CDS encoding arylesterase: MTSSVVLRLLKQWGLGMVGAMALIGTAACDQGAPPAPVHSSSEPVPSAHPASADPRPRIVAFGDSLTAGLGVPPEQTYPSQLQRELDSRGYGYEVLNAGVSGETSAGGLRRVGWVLAGKPALVILELGGNDGLRGLSLRETRTHLNEIIRKFKDAKVPVLLAGMKLPPNYGEDYTSHFERMYQELALAHGIPFIPFFLEGVGGVKDLNQADGIHPTGKGYRIIAGNVLKSLLPILEILQGESLGHNKKA, encoded by the coding sequence ATGACTTCGTCGGTGGTTCTGCGGCTGCTCAAGCAATGGGGACTCGGCATGGTTGGGGCGATGGCCCTGATCGGAACGGCTGCGTGCGATCAAGGCGCGCCGCCGGCACCGGTACACTCATCTTCAGAGCCGGTTCCGTCCGCCCACCCCGCCTCTGCAGATCCACGCCCGCGCATCGTCGCGTTCGGCGACAGCCTGACGGCCGGGCTGGGAGTCCCTCCGGAACAGACCTACCCCTCACAGCTGCAAAGGGAGCTGGATTCGAGAGGGTACGGCTATGAGGTACTGAACGCCGGGGTCAGCGGCGAGACTTCCGCGGGAGGCCTGCGCCGAGTCGGATGGGTCCTCGCAGGTAAACCGGCGTTGGTCATCCTGGAGCTAGGCGGGAATGATGGGCTCCGTGGCTTGAGCCTCCGGGAAACGCGCACACACTTGAATGAGATCATTCGCAAATTCAAGGACGCGAAGGTCCCGGTGCTGCTGGCCGGCATGAAACTCCCCCCCAATTACGGCGAGGACTATACATCGCACTTCGAACGGATGTACCAAGAACTGGCCTTAGCCCATGGCATTCCGTTCATTCCGTTTTTTCTTGAGGGTGTGGGGGGGGTGAAAGATCTCAATCAGGCCGATGGCATTCACCCCACGGGGAAGGGCTACCGCATCATCGCCGGCAATGTGCTCAAGAGCCTGCTCCCCATCCTTGAGATCTTGCAGGGAGAGTCACTGGGGCACAATAAGAAGGCGTGA
- a CDS encoding ChaN family lipoprotein, whose product MARSYVGLIWLCLVISGCQATDRTAALPDKVSVGWTIGQVLDARTGQPVSLKNWLGRLSTYDVIYLGEEHHNQFHVAAALMVLRSLVDQGRRPILAMEMFAWDGQPALEEYLAKPCSSRSEFLERVFWKQNWGGAFEDYELLVQFAREHRLSVAAMNPPKALIRQVVKQGLPQAKQGAEWRQWGMEGEAILDDPNYRARVLSQIQACHGGGAPEDYQTMYEASMVRDEGMAKTVAAALLRISQDGPGGEGPVVSYTGGGHVQYGLPVPNRVLRRRGEGYKQVTVYLATYEPERVAELSQMMEEGIADYVWLTAQGAQGPPRRCR is encoded by the coding sequence ATGGCTCGAAGCTATGTCGGCCTGATCTGGTTGTGTCTCGTGATATCAGGGTGTCAGGCCACGGACCGGACGGCCGCTCTGCCTGATAAGGTGTCGGTCGGGTGGACGATAGGACAGGTACTCGATGCGAGGACGGGACAGCCGGTTTCATTGAAGAATTGGTTGGGTCGGCTCAGCACCTACGACGTGATTTATCTGGGGGAGGAACATCACAACCAGTTCCATGTCGCGGCCGCATTAATGGTGCTGCGATCGCTGGTAGACCAGGGGCGGCGACCGATCTTGGCTATGGAGATGTTTGCCTGGGATGGGCAGCCGGCCTTGGAAGAGTATCTCGCCAAGCCCTGCAGTTCCCGGTCAGAGTTCCTTGAGCGCGTCTTCTGGAAACAAAATTGGGGTGGGGCGTTTGAGGACTATGAACTGTTGGTGCAGTTTGCACGGGAGCACCGACTTTCCGTTGCCGCCATGAATCCCCCCAAAGCCTTGATTCGGCAGGTGGTGAAACAGGGGTTGCCCCAGGCCAAGCAAGGGGCGGAATGGCGTCAGTGGGGGATGGAGGGAGAGGCGATTCTCGATGACCCCAATTATCGAGCTAGAGTTCTTTCCCAAATTCAGGCCTGCCATGGCGGCGGCGCTCCCGAGGACTATCAAACCATGTACGAGGCCTCCATGGTGAGGGATGAGGGAATGGCAAAAACGGTTGCGGCGGCGCTTCTCCGTATCAGTCAGGACGGCCCCGGGGGGGAGGGGCCGGTCGTCAGTTACACGGGAGGGGGACACGTGCAGTATGGGCTTCCGGTACCCAATCGTGTGCTACGACGCCGTGGTGAGGGCTACAAGCAGGTGACGGTGTATCTGGCCACCTATGAACCTGAACGGGTGGCGGAGTTGTCGCAGATGATGGAGGAGGGCATTGCCGATTATGTCTGGCTGACCGCCCAGGGCGCTCAAGGACCTCCTCGACGATGCCGATGA
- a CDS encoding MoxR family ATPase: MQSPNVNSTQSIKALQDNVARVIKGKAQVIERAVVCLLARGHLLIEDVPGVGKTTLAHSLARSLDCSFKRIQFTSDLLPSDIVGISVFNRQKQAFEFIPGPLFANIVLADEINRTTPKTQSSLLEAMSEAQISVDNQTYPLRQPFMVIATQNPAEYHGTYPLPESQLDRFLMRLRIGYPTPDEEKKVLDRPQALHPADEIEPVLTAQHILDLQAQTEKVAMEESLMDYLLAIVLATRQHNLLSLGVSTRGTLALSKAAKALALVRDRTYCLPEDIKELAPAVLAHRVMPNRSPGMRTTGFEHTERIIQDILDSVPVPL; the protein is encoded by the coding sequence CTGCAGTCACCGAACGTGAATTCGACACAATCGATCAAAGCCCTACAGGACAATGTTGCACGAGTCATCAAGGGCAAGGCCCAGGTGATCGAACGGGCGGTCGTGTGCCTGTTGGCGCGCGGCCATCTCTTGATCGAAGACGTCCCCGGAGTGGGGAAAACGACCCTCGCCCATAGCCTTGCCCGTTCGCTCGACTGTTCCTTCAAACGCATTCAATTCACCAGCGACTTACTGCCCTCCGATATCGTCGGCATTTCGGTCTTCAACCGTCAGAAGCAGGCCTTCGAATTCATCCCCGGCCCGCTGTTTGCCAACATCGTCCTGGCCGATGAGATCAATCGCACGACACCCAAGACGCAGAGCAGTCTCCTGGAGGCCATGAGCGAGGCCCAGATCTCGGTGGACAACCAAACCTATCCGCTTCGGCAACCGTTCATGGTCATCGCGACGCAGAACCCCGCCGAGTATCACGGGACCTATCCGCTCCCCGAATCCCAACTCGATCGATTCCTCATGCGTCTTCGCATCGGCTATCCCACCCCCGACGAGGAAAAGAAGGTCTTGGATCGTCCGCAAGCCTTGCATCCCGCCGATGAAATCGAGCCCGTCCTCACAGCCCAACACATCCTGGATCTACAAGCCCAAACCGAGAAGGTTGCGATGGAAGAAAGCTTGATGGACTACTTGCTCGCCATCGTCCTGGCCACTCGTCAACACAACCTGTTGTCACTCGGGGTCAGCACGAGAGGTACGCTCGCCTTGTCCAAAGCCGCGAAGGCCCTTGCCCTCGTTCGTGACCGGACCTATTGCCTTCCCGAGGACATTAAGGAATTGGCTCCGGCGGTCCTGGCTCATCGTGTCATGCCGAACCGATCCCCTGGCATGCGCACGACCGGCTTCGAGCATACGGAGCGGATCATCCAAGACATTCTCGATAGCGTTCCTGTCCCCCTATAG
- a CDS encoding DUF58 domain-containing protein, with product MTTEGARFLLFTLAVGTAAVNTGNNLFYLLLAMMLSLIVVSGLISELCVRRLAFKRQAPEYFFANEPGTVTLRVTNHKMRIPSFSLHLLEASDREPYDHRLRIPTLAPQASVSISYPWRIGRRGQYHLRGIQVSTSFPFNLFVKQAWYPCDTSILVCPQPLPLPPMRLGALSNLGHHHVAARRGQGTSLYNLREFRPGDDARAIHWMTTAKTSKLMLRETESEDHRQVIVAVSTVAPDDADPAFERALSIAASLVSLFLREGYEVHLLLGNQPIHTAAGPDQSLSLFHALALCERQRPAMCEVIYQAMAHALAASMEGVTIGLTPWTDPDGAATPFYNLDHMISPESDEDLFNGAGSGIPA from the coding sequence TTGACCACTGAGGGCGCCAGATTCCTGCTCTTTACGCTGGCAGTCGGCACCGCGGCAGTGAATACAGGCAATAACCTCTTCTATCTCCTCCTAGCCATGATGCTCAGCCTGATCGTCGTATCCGGCCTCATCTCCGAATTGTGTGTGCGACGATTGGCGTTCAAGCGGCAGGCCCCGGAGTATTTCTTTGCCAACGAGCCAGGCACTGTGACACTACGCGTCACGAACCACAAAATGCGCATCCCAAGCTTCTCCTTGCACCTCCTGGAGGCCAGCGATCGCGAGCCGTACGATCATCGCCTGCGGATCCCCACCCTTGCCCCTCAGGCATCCGTCTCCATTTCATATCCGTGGCGCATCGGTCGGCGCGGCCAGTATCACCTCCGGGGGATTCAAGTCAGCACCTCCTTCCCTTTCAACCTGTTTGTGAAGCAGGCCTGGTACCCTTGCGACACCTCCATCCTGGTATGCCCACAACCCCTTCCTCTGCCTCCGATGCGTCTGGGCGCCTTGAGCAACTTGGGACACCACCATGTCGCGGCGCGGCGCGGGCAAGGCACGTCGCTCTATAACCTGCGGGAATTCCGCCCTGGTGACGATGCGCGCGCGATTCACTGGATGACCACAGCCAAAACATCGAAGCTGATGCTCAGAGAAACCGAATCGGAAGATCACCGTCAGGTCATTGTGGCCGTTTCGACCGTTGCGCCCGATGATGCCGACCCGGCGTTCGAACGCGCCCTGTCCATCGCCGCCTCACTCGTCTCCTTATTCCTCAGGGAGGGATACGAGGTCCACCTGCTGTTGGGTAACCAGCCGATTCATACCGCCGCAGGTCCTGACCAAAGTCTGTCTCTGTTCCATGCCTTGGCCCTCTGCGAACGGCAACGCCCAGCCATGTGCGAGGTGATCTATCAGGCCATGGCCCACGCACTGGCCGCTTCAATGGAGGGAGTGACGATTGGGCTGACACCGTGGACGGATCCCGATGGGGCAGCAACACCCTTTTACAATCTCGATCACATGATTTCTCCGGAGAGCGACGAGGATCTGTTCAATGGCGCTGGATCAGGCATTCCGGCTTAG
- a CDS encoding DUF3488 domain-containing protein has product MALDQAFRLSSILLAATSCTNLALAITLPPWLLVLAGLAFAGALLRLHPRTHSARLLSALRFSALTWNFFLLSAFAGFWIDLLLISRDVLAAGIHFLLLLLVNKLSNLDHRRDFLHLYAISLIALLASAALTTQIWHAPLFLAYLMAGVWSLLLYHLTKEQEEWTGNPPGHTDSAHLPPPPTSCSRRFFWTANAVAGLTLLLTLLFFFSIPRLGVGLFQNDHEASLRTTGFSDQVDLGVIGPVKLDSSIVMRVELPDRTGEDVVQAPLYLRGVAYDQYNGKSWSNTLPHLRPLTEIPQGVFSVRLPGTKLPAPTGRLRQDILLEPLDTAVLFGAPFIVSVKGNFLSVQADLMGSVQLPFPTHSRLHYTVYSAPTTLMAAEQSPSAFVYPEFVLRHYLQLPSISPSIHELARRITQSSPNIAQSIQRIRTHLTTGYRYSLNVPSLQSDHPLEDFLFARKTGYCEHYATAMVIMLRSAGIPARLVTGFLATEWNAFGSYYTVRQRDAHAWVEVYFPRSGWITMDPTPPAPVPDERAWWETAGSVVDSARLKWDRLFVHYSAYDQRAVIQGIRDGGEAMRTRLSTSVAGLLSTGVTAFTESLKAFARDRVAETVVALLIVLVGLTFTLKWWINRMPGTIGKQDPHSSHQRQAIILYTNMVDCCAHHGIMRQASTTPGEFLRQIQAQWAEAWPSADALTQIYTRARFGRAPLTQDDLSTARRLLHTLQAQRHPAAHAASDSHRR; this is encoded by the coding sequence ATGGCGCTGGATCAGGCATTCCGGCTTAGCTCAATCCTGCTGGCCGCCACCAGCTGTACGAACCTGGCCTTGGCGATTACCCTCCCGCCATGGCTGCTGGTCCTCGCCGGTCTGGCCTTTGCCGGCGCGCTCCTCCGACTTCATCCGAGAACCCATTCCGCCCGGCTATTATCTGCCTTGCGGTTTTCCGCACTCACGTGGAACTTCTTCCTGTTGTCGGCCTTTGCCGGATTCTGGATAGACCTGCTCCTCATTTCACGGGACGTGTTGGCCGCCGGCATCCATTTCCTCCTGTTGCTGCTCGTGAACAAATTGTCCAATCTCGACCATCGGCGGGACTTTCTTCATCTCTATGCCATCAGTCTCATCGCCCTCCTGGCATCGGCGGCCCTCACGACACAGATCTGGCATGCTCCGCTCTTTCTGGCCTATCTGATGGCCGGAGTCTGGTCACTTTTGCTCTACCACCTGACGAAGGAACAGGAGGAGTGGACCGGTAACCCACCTGGGCACACTGACTCCGCACACTTACCGCCTCCTCCGACTTCCTGCTCACGCCGATTCTTTTGGACAGCGAACGCGGTTGCCGGCCTAACGCTTCTTCTCACCCTATTATTTTTCTTTTCGATTCCCCGGCTCGGAGTCGGCCTGTTTCAGAACGACCACGAGGCGAGCCTGCGCACGACGGGTTTCTCCGATCAGGTCGATCTTGGCGTCATCGGTCCCGTCAAGCTGGATTCCAGTATCGTGATGCGAGTGGAATTACCGGACCGGACCGGCGAGGACGTGGTGCAGGCGCCGCTGTACCTCCGTGGAGTGGCTTACGATCAGTACAACGGCAAATCGTGGAGCAACACCCTCCCTCACCTCCGTCCGCTCACCGAAATCCCGCAAGGCGTATTCAGCGTTCGCTTACCCGGCACCAAGCTGCCCGCGCCGACGGGCCGCTTGAGACAAGACATCCTGCTCGAACCGCTTGACACCGCAGTCCTCTTCGGCGCTCCGTTCATAGTATCGGTCAAGGGGAACTTTCTCTCGGTGCAAGCGGATCTCATGGGATCCGTACAACTGCCGTTCCCCACGCACAGCCGCCTCCACTATACGGTCTATTCGGCGCCCACCACCCTAATGGCGGCGGAGCAATCCCCCTCCGCCTTCGTGTACCCCGAATTCGTGCTGCGACATTATCTCCAGCTCCCGTCCATCAGTCCCAGCATTCACGAACTGGCCCGACGCATTACGCAGTCGTCCCCAAACATCGCGCAATCCATTCAGCGCATCCGAACACATCTCACGACCGGCTATCGCTACAGTCTGAACGTTCCCTCTCTACAATCCGACCATCCGCTCGAGGATTTTCTGTTCGCACGCAAAACGGGCTACTGCGAGCACTATGCAACCGCGATGGTCATTATGTTGCGCTCGGCAGGAATTCCTGCGAGGCTGGTGACCGGTTTTTTGGCCACAGAATGGAATGCCTTCGGCAGCTACTACACCGTTCGTCAGCGCGATGCGCACGCGTGGGTGGAGGTGTACTTCCCCCGTTCAGGCTGGATCACGATGGACCCCACGCCACCTGCTCCCGTACCGGACGAACGAGCCTGGTGGGAAACCGCAGGCAGTGTGGTGGATTCAGCTCGGTTGAAGTGGGACCGCCTATTTGTCCATTACAGCGCCTACGATCAGCGCGCGGTGATCCAAGGCATTCGGGACGGTGGGGAGGCCATGCGGACCCGACTGTCGACGTCCGTCGCCGGCCTGCTGTCGACAGGGGTCACCGCGTTCACCGAATCACTCAAGGCGTTCGCCCGCGACCGCGTGGCGGAAACGGTCGTCGCGCTTCTCATCGTCCTCGTGGGCTTGACCTTCACATTGAAGTGGTGGATCAACCGAATGCCCGGAACGATCGGGAAACAAGATCCGCACTCCAGCCATCAACGCCAGGCCATCATCCTCTATACGAACATGGTCGATTGTTGTGCCCACCACGGCATCATGAGACAGGCCAGTACCACCCCCGGAGAGTTCCTTCGTCAAATTCAAGCGCAATGGGCCGAAGCCTGGCCTTCCGCTGATGCCCTCACGCAGATCTACACACGCGCCAGGTTTGGCCGTGCCCCCTTGACTCAAGACGACCTCTCAACCGCCCGCCGCTTGTTGCATACTCTACAAGCACAGCGGCACCCAGCCGCCCATGCAGCCTCAGACAGCCACCGTCGCTAA
- a CDS encoding universal stress protein codes for MSQGQGSKFLGGPGGAWISRILFATDFSPCAHHAEKPLTFLSKVYGATIDVVHVLELYPGVYVAVEAHEETDEHLAEAVRRLTSPTVSVTAHQRVGIPSIQICEAAEKNCADVIVMGTHGRTGLDHILLGSTAEGVITMAPCPVLAIRAPNALEARQTDAPTTFRQIVVPIDFSDCSIDALECAIQLAMDLGASLTLLHILEPQIFEDDGTVRPEARGRLDGRIDLQFMPYVDAIRSTGVSVRTAIRGGIPSDSILEYARTLGSDLIIMGTHGRRGISHVMRGSVAEAVLRRSPCPVLAVKSLAWAPEQRRVARSVV; via the coding sequence ATGAGCCAAGGCCAAGGGAGCAAGTTCCTAGGCGGACCAGGCGGTGCGTGGATCTCACGGATCTTGTTTGCTACCGACTTTTCGCCCTGCGCCCATCATGCAGAAAAGCCGCTGACCTTCCTCAGCAAGGTCTATGGAGCTACAATCGATGTCGTTCATGTCCTGGAACTTTATCCAGGGGTCTATGTCGCGGTTGAGGCTCATGAGGAAACGGACGAACATTTGGCCGAGGCCGTTCGACGCCTCACGTCGCCGACGGTTTCCGTGACTGCTCATCAGCGAGTCGGCATTCCGAGCATACAGATTTGTGAGGCCGCTGAGAAAAATTGCGCGGATGTAATCGTGATGGGTACTCATGGAAGGACTGGGCTTGACCACATTCTGTTGGGAAGCACCGCGGAAGGGGTCATCACCATGGCTCCCTGTCCCGTGCTGGCGATCAGGGCTCCGAACGCGCTCGAGGCGCGCCAGACGGATGCTCCGACTACATTCCGGCAGATCGTCGTTCCGATCGATTTTTCGGATTGCTCAATAGATGCGCTTGAGTGCGCAATCCAACTGGCCATGGACCTCGGCGCATCCTTGACCCTGTTGCATATCTTGGAGCCTCAGATCTTTGAAGACGATGGAACGGTGCGACCGGAAGCACGGGGACGACTCGACGGGCGCATCGACCTGCAATTTATGCCATATGTAGACGCAATCCGGTCGACCGGTGTCTCTGTTCGAACTGCGATTCGCGGTGGCATCCCGTCCGATTCTATCCTGGAGTATGCCCGCACGTTGGGAAGCGACCTCATTATTATGGGGACGCACGGGCGGCGTGGAATCTCGCATGTCATGAGGGGCAGTGTCGCGGAAGCGGTGTTGCGTCGCTCGCCATGTCCGGTGCTTGCCGTGAAGAGCCTCGCCTGGGCACCTGAGCAACGGCGGGTGGCGCGATCCGTCGTTTGA